In Cytobacillus oceanisediminis, the following proteins share a genomic window:
- a CDS encoding 1,4-dihydroxy-2-naphthoate polyprenyltransferase — MQPQAQTNFPPASNSKNWRVWWQLTRPHTLTAAFVPVLLGTALAMELTEINFGLFFAMLAASLLIQAATNMFNEYYDFKRGLDTEDSVGIGGAIVREGIKPKTVLNLAFGLYGISILLGFYICMNTSWWIAAIGLASMAVGYLYTGGPLPIAYTPFGELFAGFFMGMLIILISFYIQAGTVTATSVLVSFPILILVGAILLANNIRDLDGDKEFGRKTLAILLGKKGAIKLLAAMFIVSYAWVFILIAMNIITPWLAIVILSAPKAIKATKGFIGKTLPMQMMPAMKATAQTNTIFGFLLSVGLFIGYLL; from the coding sequence ATGCAACCACAAGCACAGACCAATTTTCCGCCTGCTTCCAACTCAAAGAACTGGAGGGTCTGGTGGCAGCTGACCAGGCCACATACTCTTACTGCTGCCTTTGTGCCGGTTCTGCTTGGAACAGCTCTTGCAATGGAACTTACTGAAATAAATTTTGGCCTGTTTTTTGCCATGCTGGCAGCAAGCTTGCTGATTCAGGCTGCCACTAATATGTTTAACGAATACTACGACTTCAAAAGAGGGCTTGATACGGAAGACTCTGTCGGAATTGGCGGAGCTATTGTCCGGGAAGGAATCAAACCAAAAACGGTTCTGAACCTGGCTTTTGGCCTTTATGGGATTTCGATATTGCTTGGATTCTATATTTGCATGAACACAAGCTGGTGGATTGCAGCAATTGGACTGGCCTCCATGGCTGTTGGATATTTATATACTGGCGGTCCGCTTCCGATTGCCTACACACCATTTGGTGAATTATTTGCAGGTTTTTTCATGGGCATGCTGATCATCCTAATTTCTTTCTATATACAGGCAGGAACCGTAACAGCAACAAGCGTTCTGGTTTCCTTCCCTATATTGATTCTTGTTGGCGCCATCCTGCTGGCCAATAATATCAGAGACCTGGACGGCGACAAGGAATTCGGCCGCAAAACATTGGCCATTCTATTAGGGAAAAAAGGAGCAATCAAGCTGCTTGCCGCAATGTTTATCGTTTCGTATGCATGGGTTTTCATATTAATCGCCATGAATATCATAACACCATGGCTTGCTATCGTTATCCTTAGTGCGCCTAAGGCCATCAAAGCAACAAAAGGCTTCATCGGAAAAACACTGCCTATGCAAATGATGCCTGCGATGAAAGCCACAGCCCAGACAAATACAATCTTTGGCTTTCTTTTATCAGTAGGCCTGTTTATCGGATATCTTTTATAA
- a CDS encoding TraR/DksA C4-type zinc finger protein, which produces MLTNEQISHLKKELNDEKKSLESQLQGNKEGSLEGASARDTVGELSMYDNHPADMGSELYEREKDFALEEHHDSELNKVNAALQAIENGSYGKCKECGAEIPYERLEVIPATLYCKEHSPEQNVPGDRPVEEDVLEPAHGNTFQHHQFREVVDNEDSFQEVARFGTSETPSDLRGDYEDYNSLYNEGHDDEGFTEDYETFIGNDLEGKGRKVYPSKKQEEYEAMLDENDIEAPYGDVPYHQTDGYVDEDKD; this is translated from the coding sequence ATGTTGACCAATGAACAAATCAGCCATTTAAAAAAAGAATTGAATGATGAAAAAAAATCACTGGAATCCCAGCTACAGGGCAATAAAGAAGGAAGCCTGGAAGGTGCAAGCGCCAGAGATACAGTGGGTGAGCTTTCCATGTATGATAACCATCCAGCTGATATGGGCTCTGAACTTTATGAACGTGAAAAGGATTTTGCTTTAGAAGAGCATCACGACTCTGAGTTAAATAAAGTGAATGCAGCGTTGCAGGCAATTGAAAATGGTTCATATGGCAAATGCAAGGAGTGCGGTGCTGAAATTCCATATGAGCGACTCGAAGTGATTCCAGCAACCCTTTACTGCAAGGAACACAGTCCTGAACAAAATGTGCCGGGAGACCGTCCTGTCGAAGAGGATGTACTTGAACCTGCGCACGGGAATACCTTTCAGCATCATCAATTCAGAGAAGTCGTGGATAACGAAGACAGCTTCCAGGAAGTTGCCCGTTTTGGCACTTCTGAGACACCCTCAGACTTAAGAGGGGACTATGAAGATTATAACTCCCTTTATAATGAAGGGCATGATGACGAAGGTTTCACAGAAGATTATGAGACGTTTATCGGAAATGACCTTGAAGGCAAGGGGAGAAAAGTCTATCCTTCCAAGAAACAGGAAGAGTATGAAGCGATGCTGGATGAGAATGATATCGAAGCACCTTATGGTGATGTGCCGTATCATCAGACTGACGGCTATGTGGATGAAGATAAGGATTAA
- a CDS encoding dimethylarginine dimethylaminohydrolase family protein produces MSGQIKAACFSEYDKLEQVVVCEPKYMTIVDTINETQKHYEKEGINIDAAMKQHRHFVSALKDQGINVVLLSPLEKYPEQVFTRDIGFTLGEKVYVAEMAADIRQGEENVLKQWLEANQVPFYNLTGDLIEGGDVLIDGQTIYAGVSSRTHEEAIEHLRSLMPDYDVVSIPFTDTYLHLDCVFNIISPEEALIFPGEIHGEKVKMLESRYDLIKVSEEEQFTLGTNVLSIGNKKIFSLPINKNVNKELRSRGYEVIEVDITEIIKSGGAFRCCTMPVRRSKG; encoded by the coding sequence ATGTCCGGACAAATAAAAGCAGCATGCTTTTCAGAATATGACAAACTTGAACAAGTAGTGGTATGTGAACCGAAGTACATGACGATTGTAGATACAATTAATGAAACACAAAAGCATTATGAAAAAGAAGGAATTAATATAGACGCAGCAATGAAACAGCACAGACATTTTGTCAGTGCATTAAAGGATCAGGGAATCAATGTGGTTTTGCTGTCCCCGCTTGAAAAATATCCAGAGCAGGTTTTTACCCGTGATATCGGATTTACACTTGGAGAAAAGGTTTATGTTGCAGAAATGGCAGCAGATATTCGGCAAGGAGAAGAAAATGTTCTGAAACAATGGCTGGAAGCAAACCAGGTTCCATTTTACAATCTTACGGGAGACCTCATAGAGGGAGGAGACGTCCTGATAGATGGCCAAACCATATATGCTGGAGTGAGCAGCCGTACCCACGAAGAAGCGATCGAGCATCTTCGCAGCCTTATGCCCGATTATGATGTCGTATCCATCCCTTTCACAGATACATATCTGCATCTTGATTGTGTATTCAATATTATTTCTCCTGAGGAAGCTCTTATCTTTCCAGGAGAGATCCACGGGGAAAAAGTTAAAATGCTGGAATCACGCTATGATTTAATAAAAGTGTCGGAAGAGGAGCAATTCACGCTCGGAACCAATGTCCTCTCTATCGGCAATAAAAAAATCTTCAGCCTTCCCATTAATAAGAATGTCAATAAAGAGCTCAGGTCCAGGGGCTATGAAGTCATTGAGGTAGACATTACTGAAATTATCAAATCCGGAGGTGCCTTCCGCTGCTGCACGATGCCGGTTAGGCGCAGTAAAGGGTAG